Proteins from a genomic interval of Liolophura sinensis isolate JHLJ2023 chromosome 3, CUHK_Ljap_v2, whole genome shotgun sequence:
- the LOC135463323 gene encoding uncharacterized protein LOC135463323, whose amino-acid sequence MDRAEQMEQTENCIAFTEGKIFEFLDFDNDGFVSVGDLNIFPKNLIRDGKIEDGKRLSALYKELYVRICRGAGYPAEQASLTKEDWIRGKLVIKNTEWLQREFMPGIVDIYFSTVDLNQDGRIGLREWEHFYRSRGIEDKAFCVRTFQQMDTNGDGVISPDEFKNVFAQMGKGNNNYSFLYARK is encoded by the exons ATGGATAGAGCG GAACAAATGGAGCAAACCGAGAACTGCATAGCTTTTACCGAAGGGAAAATTTTCGAGTTTTTAGATTTCGACAATGACGGGTTTGTGTCCGTCGGCGACTTGAATATCTTCCCTAAAAATTTGATACGAGACGGGAAAATTGAAGACGGTAAGCGTCTGAGTGCGCTTTACAAGGAGCTCTATGTACGAATCTGTCGGGGAGCCGGATATCCGGCTGAGCAGGCGTCTCTGACAAAGGAGGACTGGATCCGAGGTAAATTGGTTATTAAGAACACAGAATGGCTTCAGAGAGAATTTATGCCTGGAATTGTTGACATCTACTTTTCGACAGTCGATCTAAACCAGGACGGGAGGATAGGGCTCAGAGAGTGGGAACACTTCTATCGAAGCCGTGGTATCGAGGATAAAGCCTTCTGTGTCCGAACCTTTCAGCAGATGGATACAAATGGAGATGGAGTAATCTCCCCTGATGAGTTTAAAAACGTCTTCGCTCAAATGGGCAAGGGAAACAACAACTACAGCTTTCTATATGCCAGGAAATAA